The DNA segment GACATAtcgttaaaagaaaataaaagtcgTGTCTAGTTGATAGAGCTTTTTGGGAATTAAAAAGTGTGGTAGAAGAAAGGCATCAAATGCTTCGTTATTGGGATTCGCACTGTTGGTGAATTCCACGATCTGCCAACAATCTATTTATTTACattctttctttttataataagttaaatgtcatacaataatataaaaataaacaaaccacAAATGAATATATGTTGTTCTTGGTCTTCCCTTCAATTAGGGATGGAATCTACTTTTTATTCCATTCTTTGATTACAGTCaaaattcttttctttttctgtttaacattttatataagaaaatatgacTCCTatttcaaaatgaaaaaatatcttgtttttttttttcaaaaatagaatCTGTAGTTTAatgtatgtttttaattaatagtaataacttttaaacaaaatttgaaataatgaataTACTTACTTATTATTGGATTAaacctattaaaataataaattacaaTTAAATTTAGTTGTTTTCTAAAAGActgagaaaatatattagtgtttatgaaatattgaaatttatactaatttctggtgaaaatatgttgataattttatactaatttggtaaaatatattgatttattaaattattaaaaatgattaacTATAAAGatgaatttataattaaattttaattattttttagtattaaaaactgaaagaaatctattatttgtgaaatgtcAAATTTATACTCTATTAATCTTTTAGTAATAAATTATTGATTTGAAAGAGAGAGTAATAATCTTAGATTTTATTATGAGTTTATCTCCGTCATCTTTTTATTGGTCAAATTTTGAGTTTATCTCTTCCCAAGCTGGTGGAAAGTTGACGTTGTTTTTTCATCAAGTATATaaaacacaaacacaacaaGTATACAATAGACACATACTTTTCTaccttttttctatttttatctctCTAAAAATTTCACCATAGATATAGAAAGCTTGCTCTCTGAATACATACAGAGACAGAGGGAAGCAAATTAGAAAAAAGCAATTCCACAAACTAAAAGAGAGACACAAGGAAGACTCAAATAATTGGTGTGCTTTATAATTGGCTTAACCAAAGTTTAAGTCTTTACTCCATTTCTCTTCTTCCATGTCTTAAAACATGATTCACTTTCTCAAGTTCTGTCTTTTTCATATCTGATCAAAAGGGTTTCGAGTTTGGCCTTGGATCTCAGGGAATCCAAAGAAAGTTTGGATTTTTAGATTAGTTTTAGGGGTTTGATTTCGATTCCAAAGTGTTAAAGCTTGTTCCTTTTTAGAGGAACTGTTGTATGgtttgttgtctttgattatgtGGATGGCTACTCGATCTAGTTCTGGGTTCGGTCATGAGGGTTCCTCTTTGAGTTCTATAAATTTCCAGACGAATACTTCCTCTTCAGAGATGGGTCCTTACTTTGGTCGAAGTGGTGGCTTGCTGGGGATGGATATGATGAGCAATAATGCTAACACTGGGCTTGTTCAAAATGGGTATTCGTCAAATTCTTCTCTTGATTCGGTTTCTGGGCTCAAGGTAGATGCTTCCTTGGCTAGTGAATGGTCAACTGAAGAACAACTCAGACTGGAGGTTGGCCTTGAGAAGTGAgtgtttatcttctttttttctatcTATCAATTGAGTATTTCTTTTGTTTGAGGTTGATATGACTGAAGGATATGATTCTGATTTTTTTGCAGGTATAAGGATAAGCCAAGTATCATGAAGTATATTAAGATTGCAGCCACTTTACCTGACAAAACTGTTCGAGATGTTGCTTTGCGTTGTAGATGGATGACGGTAAACCTCTCCTTCACCTATCCTATCTGGTCATATAGTTATATGTAATATCAAAGAAACAGTGTTGAGTTTGCATTACTAACTTGTTTTGGACTACACTCCTGTTAAATCTTATGTTGCATTACTTTAGGGAGCATAACAGTTtttggggtttagagttttCTGCTTTCTTAATTTTTGGCTTCTGTCTTTATCCACTTAATATACCTGACTATGTTTTaaacagagaaagagaagaaaagcaGAAGAACAAAACTGTGGAAAAAGATTCAGTTATAGCAAGGTATgttgtttttttcctttgagATCAACTTAGATTGAAAGTTTGAGTTGTTTGATCTTAAGGTGCCTCTTTTATAAGGAAGTTTCTAAAAGATTTAATATTTCTTCAGGACAAGCAGGTGGAATTGACTTCGAGCATACCTTCTGTTTCCCCTGCTAGCATGGCTTCGTACCCTTTCTTAATGCCCTCTACAACCTCCTCAGGTAAACATATTACGTGTGAAGGTGTTGCATCTTATCTATATCTAAGACTATATGCACACATCCATCATGTTGACAAGAATAAGAGTTTCTGAGATTATTTATGTCCTGCGTCTAGTAAAGGACTATAATGCATACTCTtatctttgtttattttttttttgtgaaaatctacattgaatgatttttttgtttctctgtcCTTCTCTGATCTTGATACCTTGTAATGATGATTGTCTTAACATATGTTTCACCAGTGAGATTAACtgattttttggtttctctGTCTCAGATTTAAGTGGCAATGCATTCAGTCTCTTAGACCAAAATGTAAGAGCATTTAGTCAAATCAGAGCTAATCTCTCCTCATACAAGGTAAGTTTCTAGTTTACATGGTTTAAAATAATGCAAAATGGCATTCTTGCTAAAAATTGGTCTTTCCTGGTGGCTATGAACAGGCACATGATAACGTAGATCTCTTCTATCAGGCAAGGAacaaccttatcaggatccaaAATGAGTAAGTTATTACTCTCTTCAAGATTTTCTGTAAATTTGGGTGGAGCTTGATCAACTGATGTCTTTAATTTGGCAGCATGAATAATATGCCTGGCTTGATGAGCCAGATGCCACCATTGTCTGTTGCAATCGATGATGATCTCTCAGCTATCTTATTTAGTAATTCAACTTCGGTGAGTTCTTTATGCTGCTCACTTTCGTATCAAAAGTCCTTTACTATTTTACATATAGGATGTTCACttgttacttatatat comes from the Brassica napus cultivar Da-Ae chromosome A7, Da-Ae, whole genome shotgun sequence genome and includes:
- the LOC106353859 gene encoding uncharacterized protein LOC106353859; amino-acid sequence: MWMATRSSSGFGHEGSSLSSINFQTNTSSSEMGPYFGRSGGLLGMDMMSNNANTGLVQNGYSSNSSLDSVSGLKVDASLASEWSTEEQLRLEVGLEKYKDKPSIMKYIKIAATLPDKTVRDVALRCRWMTRKRRKAEEQNCGKRFSYSKDKQVELTSSIPSVSPASMASYPFLMPSTTSSDLSGNAFSLLDQNVRAFSQIRANLSSYKAHDNVDLFYQARNNLIRIQNDMNNMPGLMSQMPPLSVAIDDDLSAILFSNSTSAVPFNTMQNGGFHMKQEPFG